A stretch of DNA from Syntrophales bacterium:
CCCAACATAGCCTTCGAACTCGAAAAACTGTAAAAACACCCCCTGATTTTGTAGACACACGCCTGTTTTTTAATACCGGTGTATATGTATGTTATTGCACACTATCTGACGATTCGTTTACTTACTGATCCCAAACCCAAGTCAGATGCTAAAGCAAGTGAGATCCTGAAACCAGTTCAGGATGACAAATGACACATTTAGAGACTTTTTACGAAACTGTCTTTTTTGCCTATTCACAAAGGTGCGGCTCATATGGGTTGGGCAGCTTTAAAATGCAAATAGCCGTTGCAAGACAGAAATAACCTCCAACTGGGTTTTTGAATCAATAGAACCAAGCTTTTTTGTGAGTCTTGTTTTATCTATTGTTCGAATCTGATCCAGGACGATTTGCCCTTTTTTCCTTTTAAATTTGCATGACACTCGTGTGGGATAATCCTTGCCGGCTGTGGTCATAGGGGCAACAATGACGGTACGGATATGTCTGTTCATTTCATCAGGAGAAATAATTAAACAGGGTCTGCTCTTCTGAATTTCAGATCCGACTGCGGGATCAAGATTTATCAGATATACATCAAATCGATTGACTACCATTGCCATTCTTCTTCATCCCAGGAATGTGAGATTTTTTCGGTTTCGTGTATCGGCATGTCATCGTCATTTTCGGCCATCGTTTTAAAAGCAAGGTTCCAACCAGCTCTCGGATTTGAAAGAGGGCGAATAATGATTTGATTTTTATCTACTTCAAGCTCAACGTCCTCAGTAATTCCTGTCTGTTCAAGTATAGGTTTGGGAATACGGACGCCTTGGGAATTGCCGATTTTTATAACGCGTGCTCTCATGTTTACCTCCTTGGCCCAACAGGTATGCACATTGTAATTACATCGGTGCGGAATGTCAAGGATTTATTAAAAGGCCAATTTATGGCTTAAAATTGACGCTGTAAGGCTAATATCAGGCGGTTTTTGCTATATTATTCTCTTTATTCCAGTTAGTTAGCTCGGTCCGACCCTATTTAACTATAGGTGGTTCCTGGCTATAATCCCTTTTTTGACTATGAAAACAATCATATAGGCCGAAAATCGGACCTCGTTTTCTTCCTATTGTCAATCATTATAGGTTGTTAGCTTGGCCCGACCCTCTGCTCCCCCCTTTTCAAATTGCCACTTCCAATATCTGGAAAGGTTTTGCATCGGGAACTAAACCTTTATGAATATCATTATAGATTTCTATTAAATTCCCTCTCAATTCCTCCAAGGTTTTCCCTTGACTTTCGTAGTCCGGGTATTCTTGTATATGCCCAACAAACCAGCCTTTTTCCTCTTTGTAGACAATATTTATTTTCATAAATTCCTCCTTGTCATAATTTACATTTCTTGGGTCGTCGCTGGAGCTGTCCTAAAAGGGGTAAAGGGGGTCAGGCAGACATGGGGACGTCCCCCCTTGCCACGCGAGCCGTCTCACACCAGCGTGTTGTTAAGTGTTCAAGGCCATTGTTTCTTTAGAGAACTCAAAATATTTGAGATTACCATTTTAGTCTCATGCGCGTATTTATCTATAAGCCCCCCCAGATAAACCTCTGGGTGGCTGGTTTCACTTCCGCTTTCCCATTTTTCATACATAACTGACGAGTAATCACCGAAACCTCTTCCCATAAAGGACCGAATCAACGGGGAGGCCTTAGTGCGGTCTTTTTTCGCTGGATGACCAGCGCAAATATTTCTTAGATTACGGAGAGATTGCCAGTGTTGTTTGTTTCTAGTATCAAGCTTAGATCCTGTTACTGCTTCGTATAATTCACATAATGCGTCTTGTTGAATAATGATGGCCTGCATGATGCCCCAAAACTCGATATATGCTATATACGGGTCATTTGAAAACCCTTTTTTCCGGTGTGCAATTAAGCTTTCAGTCGTATCTTGCAAGAGGTACATACTTGTGTAGTATGCAGCATATCTTTCCTCCTGCTCATCAGAAAAGAAAAACTTTCCACAGGCATCACTGTGATGGAAGTGATCATAAATCTGTTCTCTCCTTTCTATGATATTTTCCATTTCCACTCCTTGTTTGATTTATGAGGGCTATCTATTGCTTATCAGTCCGATTTGCCCTGATAAGTTGATATTGGATGTATTTTTTAGCAAGTTTGCCCTTTACTTAGTATCAATCTTTAGGGGACTAAATAGGGCCGTGTCTTCAACTGTGAATTTCAGAGGTAACTCAAATGTGAAGCTCCCCGCCCACAGGGCGGTGCGCTTCCCGGCAAGGAATTTGTTTGTTTTATATTGCGCCCCTTACCCCGCCTACAATGCGTGGCTTGCGGGTGCGCTCCCGGTCGCGGCAGATTCCGGAGAGTATTCTTAGTAGGTCAACGAATATGTATGAGGTGAGTTTGTCGTAGCGTCCGTATGGAAAAGTAATCAAATCCCCCCTCTTATTGCCTTTCCGTACGATATATAATTTGAAAAATCAAGTGATATTAAATAATTTGCAATAGTCAATGCCTGACCCATCACTCCCCTAATTCTTGGGTTCATGGTGATGGTGTGGTTTGTTACCATGAATAGGAACAGATATACGGGCCGGATTTCCTTCTTTCATATAAACATGATGGCTACCTCTGACCCTCCTGAGAACCCATCCTTTTTTATCAAGTAATCGGGTTAATTCTTTTCCGGAAAGACTCTTCACACAGCAATCTCCAAAACCTTAGATTTATCGGTCTTTGGGCCATCCTCAAACACCTGGACATCTGGCTCGTCCGGTCAAGGCCGCCGCCGAAAATACACGCCCCGCCGACATTGCTTGAATCCGAATCTGCTGATCATCGTCCTCATCCACATCAAGACACCTACATCTACGCTGACCCCAACTACTCATGTGATGCATACATCCAGTCATAGCGCGTTGATATTTTAATGCGTGCAGGAGAGGTCTGTCAAAATTGTGCTCAAAATGGCCTTTATGACGGGTGAGCAGACCAAAAAGCAAGCCGATTTCTCAAAAGGATGGACACTGCGATACAGCCCTTTCTCAGTCATCGGCGCCGCACCCCACATATGGGGGTCAATATTTCCTTGACATACAAGAGCGTTATTTCTATACTTTCTCCCATCAGAAGCAATGTCTTATCAAAGGTGTTTTTCACTTCTTAGAGCATTTTTAATACCA
This window harbors:
- a CDS encoding type II toxin-antitoxin system PemK/MazF family toxin, which codes for MVVNRFDVYLINLDPAVGSEIQKSRPCLIISPDEMNRHIRTVIVAPMTTAGKDYPTRVSCKFKRKKGQIVLDQIRTIDKTRLTKKLGSIDSKTQLEVISVLQRLFAF
- a CDS encoding type II toxin-antitoxin system HicA family toxin, whose product is MKSLSGKELTRLLDKKGWVLRRVRGSHHVYMKEGNPARISVPIHGNKPHHHHEPKN
- a CDS encoding AbrB/MazE/SpoVT family DNA-binding domain-containing protein, encoding MRARVIKIGNSQGVRIPKPILEQTGITEDVELEVDKNQIIIRPLSNPRAGWNLAFKTMAENDDDMPIHETEKISHSWDEEEWQW